A genomic window from Lepisosteus oculatus isolate fLepOcu1 chromosome 27, fLepOcu1.hap2, whole genome shotgun sequence includes:
- the ncam3 gene encoding neural cell adhesion molecule 1 isoform X1 produces the protein MSIAALLTRAALWAALAAVAAGLGKSLEIVSNSGDVELKNSHFMVCKARGGEGTITWHKDEEEIEDGQDNFVITKIDEVSSKLTIKNARREDGGTYICSCEFEDGIVKTAKQTITIIMKPKILTTTSYYEFLAGEDATMPCEVTGIPMPTVTWKFKDRGVIDSTSGRISILPGNSLQIQNISRVDHGTYVCEAWIKAKERNEVAKLSVSVVVNAPPHMRTHEQEKSVVAGPASNVSLTCPVSGHPPPSISWASPERSDQSRYQFNSDHSELIIHSVSKNDEGVYNCTATNAFGTYSSRIVLGVSVRPDVQQLGTREAQPGETVSVTCQATGDPTPTIHWVRKSDGQILRPGDRMDIREDTRSTTFTLRQIVPSDGGMYTCIASNTVGKASQDLSLQTPPAAPQQVRAHASPTSVRLSLDAPLADGGSPLLQLRLQWREVAASEWRQELVGAGDALVITGLQPYTSYSVRLSAINGVGEGNVSQEQTVRTVGIREPDKPVISKEGTSEGNTYRIPFKQLDDGGKPIIKYIVRYRSEDSQLEKEMELPPDSKEVILKDLDYNTEYGVEILAVNSNGTSAPANISFLIPQPISTKDARSSPQKSGMGTGGIVGIVMVIFLVVLIAADATCFYTNRCGMLMCIAVNLLGRRPRGTKGLDPEEAEISTVRSEVKLKGVSTRRCSIPKPQSGAQAEVTCDKAPLTKFENLPQKKEQSNAATFTEA, from the exons GGTTAGGCAAGTCTTTGGAGATCGTGTCCAACTCCGGAGACGTCGAGCTCAAAAACTCACATTTCATGGTTTGTAAAG CCAGGGGAGGAGAAGGTACCATCACTTGGCACAAGGATGAAGAAGAAATCGAGGATGGCCAAGATAATTTTGTCATAACCAAGATTGACGAAGTATCATCCAAGCTGACCATAAAAAACGCTAGGAGAGAAGATGGAGGGACCTACATCTGCTCCTGTGAATTTGAGGATGGGATTGTGAAAACGGCCAAACAGACTATCACCATCATCA TGAAGCCGAAGATCCTGACCACCACTTCCTACTACGAGTTCCTCGCTGGCGAAGATGCCACCATGCCCTGTGAGGTCACGGGCATCCCCATGCCCACTGTCACCTGGAAGTTCAAAGACAGGGGCGTGATTGACAGTACTTCCG GCCGGATCTCCATCCTGCCCGGCAACAGCCTCCAGATCCAGAACATCAGCCGTGTGGATCACGGCACATATGTGTGTGAAGCCTGGATCAAGGCCAAGGAGCGCAACGAGGTGGCCAAGCTCTCGGTCTCCGTAGTGGTCAACG CTCCACCCCACATGAGGACCCATGAGCAGGAGAAGAGTGTGGTGGCTGGTCCTGCCTCCAATGTGTCTCTGACCTGTCCAGTCAGTGGACACCCTCCTCCGAGCATCAGCTGGGCCAG TCCAGAGAGGTCTGACCAGAGCAGGTACCAGTTTAACTCAGACCACAGCGAGCTCATCATCCACTCGGTCAGCAAGAACGACGAGGGGGTGTACAACTGCACGGCCACCAACGCCTTCGGCACTTACTCCAGCAGAATCGTTCTGGGAGTCTCAG TGAGGCCCGACGTCCAGCAGCTGGGCACAAGAGAGGCTCAGCCCGGCGAGACAGTGTCCGTCACCTGCCAGGCCACTGGTGACCCCACCCCTACAATCCACTGGGTCAGGAAGAGCGACGGCCAGATTTTG AGGCCCGGTGACCGGATGGACATCAGAGAGGACACGAGGTCCACCACCTTCACTCTGAGGCAAATAGTGCCCTCCGATGGCGGCATGTACACCTGCATCGCCAGCAACACGGTCGGAAAAGCGTCCCAGGACCTCAGCCTGCAGA CGCCTCCGGCTGCGCCCCAGCAGGTCCGCGCCCACGCCAGCCCCACCTCCGTGCGGCTCTCCCTGGACGCGCCCTTGGCCGACGGGGGCTCCCCGCTGCTCCAGCTGCGCCTGCAGTGGAGGGAGGTGGCAGCCAGCGAGTGGAGGCAGGAGCTCGTCGGTGCCGGCG ATGCCCTGGTGATCACAGGTCTCCAGCCGTACACCAGCTACAGCGTGCGGCTCTCCGCCATCAACGGGGTGGGAGAGGGCAACGTGTCCCAGGAGCAGACGGTCCGCACCGTGGGCATCA GGGAGCCTGACAAGCCTGTGATATCTAAAGAGGGAACATCTGAGGGCAACACCTACAGGATTCCCTTCAAGCAGCTGGACGATGGGGGCAAGCCCATTATTAAATACATTGTCCGCTACAGATCG GAGGACAGCCAGCTGGAAAAGGAAATGGAGCTCCCGCCGGACTCCAAGGAAGTGATTCTGAAGGACTTGGATTATAACACGGAATACGGGGTGGAGATCCTTGCTGTCAACTCCAACGGCACCTCTGCTCCGGCCAACATCTCCTTCCTCATCCCCCAGCCCATCTCCACCAAAG ACGCCAGGTCTTCCCCTCAGAAGTCGGGCATGGGGACGGGGGGCATTGTGGGTATTGTCATGGTGATCTTCCTGGTGGTGCTGATTGCCGCAGATGCCACCTGCTTCTACACCAACCGCTGCGGCATGCTGATGTGCATCGCTGTCAACCTGCTGGGGCGCAGGCCCAGAGGCACCAAGGGCCTGGACCCGGAGGAGGCCGAGATCTCCACTGT CCGCAGCGAGGTGAAGCTCAAAGGGGTCAGCACCCGGCGGTGCAGCATCCCGAAACCGCAGAGCGGGGCGCAGGCCGAGGTCACGTGCGACAAAGCGCCCCTCACCAAGTTCGA GAATTTGCCGCAGAAGAAAGAGCAGTCAAACGCTGCCACCTTCACTGAGGCTTGA
- the ncam3 gene encoding neural cell adhesion molecule 1 isoform X2: MSIAALLTRAALWAALAAVAAGLGKSLEIVSNSGDVELKNSHFMVCKARGGEGTITWHKDEEEIEDGQDNFVITKIDEVSSKLTIKNARREDGGTYICSCEFEDGIVKTAKQTITIIMKPKILTTTSYYEFLAGEDATMPCEVTGIPMPTVTWKFKDRGVIDSTSGRISILPGNSLQIQNISRVDHGTYVCEAWIKAKERNEVAKLSVSVVVNAPPHMRTHEQEKSVVAGPASNVSLTCPVSGHPPPSISWASPERSDQSRYQFNSDHSELIIHSVSKNDEGVYNCTATNAFGTYSSRIVLGVSVRPDVQQLGTREAQPGETVSVTCQATGDPTPTIHWVRKSDGQILRPGDRMDIREDTRSTTFTLRQIVPSDGGMYTCIASNTVGKASQDLSLQTPPAAPQQVRAHASPTSVRLSLDAPLADGGSPLLQLRLQWREVAASEWRQELVGAGDALVITGLQPYTSYSVRLSAINGVGEGNVSQEQTVRTVGIREPDKPVISKEGTSEGNTYRIPFKQLDDGGKPIIKYIVRYRSEDSQLEKEMELPPDSKEVILKDLDYNTEYGVEILAVNSNGTSAPANISFLIPQPISTKDARSSPQKSGMGTGGIVGIVMVIFLVVLIAADATCFYTNRCGMLMCIAVNLLGRRPRGTKGLDPEEAEISTVNLPQKKEQSNAATFTEA; this comes from the exons GGTTAGGCAAGTCTTTGGAGATCGTGTCCAACTCCGGAGACGTCGAGCTCAAAAACTCACATTTCATGGTTTGTAAAG CCAGGGGAGGAGAAGGTACCATCACTTGGCACAAGGATGAAGAAGAAATCGAGGATGGCCAAGATAATTTTGTCATAACCAAGATTGACGAAGTATCATCCAAGCTGACCATAAAAAACGCTAGGAGAGAAGATGGAGGGACCTACATCTGCTCCTGTGAATTTGAGGATGGGATTGTGAAAACGGCCAAACAGACTATCACCATCATCA TGAAGCCGAAGATCCTGACCACCACTTCCTACTACGAGTTCCTCGCTGGCGAAGATGCCACCATGCCCTGTGAGGTCACGGGCATCCCCATGCCCACTGTCACCTGGAAGTTCAAAGACAGGGGCGTGATTGACAGTACTTCCG GCCGGATCTCCATCCTGCCCGGCAACAGCCTCCAGATCCAGAACATCAGCCGTGTGGATCACGGCACATATGTGTGTGAAGCCTGGATCAAGGCCAAGGAGCGCAACGAGGTGGCCAAGCTCTCGGTCTCCGTAGTGGTCAACG CTCCACCCCACATGAGGACCCATGAGCAGGAGAAGAGTGTGGTGGCTGGTCCTGCCTCCAATGTGTCTCTGACCTGTCCAGTCAGTGGACACCCTCCTCCGAGCATCAGCTGGGCCAG TCCAGAGAGGTCTGACCAGAGCAGGTACCAGTTTAACTCAGACCACAGCGAGCTCATCATCCACTCGGTCAGCAAGAACGACGAGGGGGTGTACAACTGCACGGCCACCAACGCCTTCGGCACTTACTCCAGCAGAATCGTTCTGGGAGTCTCAG TGAGGCCCGACGTCCAGCAGCTGGGCACAAGAGAGGCTCAGCCCGGCGAGACAGTGTCCGTCACCTGCCAGGCCACTGGTGACCCCACCCCTACAATCCACTGGGTCAGGAAGAGCGACGGCCAGATTTTG AGGCCCGGTGACCGGATGGACATCAGAGAGGACACGAGGTCCACCACCTTCACTCTGAGGCAAATAGTGCCCTCCGATGGCGGCATGTACACCTGCATCGCCAGCAACACGGTCGGAAAAGCGTCCCAGGACCTCAGCCTGCAGA CGCCTCCGGCTGCGCCCCAGCAGGTCCGCGCCCACGCCAGCCCCACCTCCGTGCGGCTCTCCCTGGACGCGCCCTTGGCCGACGGGGGCTCCCCGCTGCTCCAGCTGCGCCTGCAGTGGAGGGAGGTGGCAGCCAGCGAGTGGAGGCAGGAGCTCGTCGGTGCCGGCG ATGCCCTGGTGATCACAGGTCTCCAGCCGTACACCAGCTACAGCGTGCGGCTCTCCGCCATCAACGGGGTGGGAGAGGGCAACGTGTCCCAGGAGCAGACGGTCCGCACCGTGGGCATCA GGGAGCCTGACAAGCCTGTGATATCTAAAGAGGGAACATCTGAGGGCAACACCTACAGGATTCCCTTCAAGCAGCTGGACGATGGGGGCAAGCCCATTATTAAATACATTGTCCGCTACAGATCG GAGGACAGCCAGCTGGAAAAGGAAATGGAGCTCCCGCCGGACTCCAAGGAAGTGATTCTGAAGGACTTGGATTATAACACGGAATACGGGGTGGAGATCCTTGCTGTCAACTCCAACGGCACCTCTGCTCCGGCCAACATCTCCTTCCTCATCCCCCAGCCCATCTCCACCAAAG ACGCCAGGTCTTCCCCTCAGAAGTCGGGCATGGGGACGGGGGGCATTGTGGGTATTGTCATGGTGATCTTCCTGGTGGTGCTGATTGCCGCAGATGCCACCTGCTTCTACACCAACCGCTGCGGCATGCTGATGTGCATCGCTGTCAACCTGCTGGGGCGCAGGCCCAGAGGCACCAAGGGCCTGGACCCGGAGGAGGCCGAGATCTCCACTGT GAATTTGCCGCAGAAGAAAGAGCAGTCAAACGCTGCCACCTTCACTGAGGCTTGA